DNA from Electrophorus electricus isolate fEleEle1 chromosome 5, fEleEle1.pri, whole genome shotgun sequence:
CATAATCAGATGATCAATCATATGTATTACGTGTGCATTATGTGTACTAAATGCGtattgtgcatgtattttgtgtattcCAGTGTTGAATACAGAACTGAACATGGGCGTAAACAGGCATCATTAAATAGGCATTTAATATATGTACAGAAAACAGTGATTTGGCtagggacttttattttgttgcttttgATAGTCGTGTTTTTCATCAAGTGTCAACCTAAACAGTGTCAGGACAATGCCTGTACTGTTCAGACCTTAGCCGGGGTCCTGCACCATTGTACTGGGAAGACGGGCCTCACTTCATCGGCTGTCTGCACAGCTGTGTCACTAGCTGTCttcagactgaagactcaccttTTCACCAAGGTGTCACTAAGCACTTAAAGATGCACTTTTGAAATAGTTTTCCTGTCTTTTCCACATTGTATCCAGGGCTTTGGCGTGGTATTACCCTTAATCCTGACCTATCTTTGTCACATGAGGATGTGTATTTGACAGAGACTACAAAGCGCGTctataagtcactctggacacgggcttctgctaaatgctgcaaatgtaaatgtaaatgtaaactcaCTGGCTAGGAGGATCCATGTATATCTCAGTGTGGAAGCTGGAAGCagttacctctctctctctcgctctctctctctttctctcactctctccatccctgcctccttttgtctgtcttttatgGAGACGGCTGCAGGACAGGTAGGTGTCCATTCACAGTGCCGTTCTGTTATCAGCGGCGAACAGATACAGGGACAGGGGGAGATGGCGCTTATCAGGGAGACACAGCAGTGCCGCTGCAGGCCTCGCTGGCccgggacacacacacacacaggccttcgTCATCTttcgtctcactctctcacttcatctgtctccctttctcacttttttttttttttaatctgtcatTCCTTCTGCTTTCTCGCTCATCTTCTCTGTCTTTCGTTGTATATATTTCTCTGTCCCTCAGCTCATAGCTTCCCTCTATAAAAGGCACCCACCCCTGGCCCATTGAGGGTGCGTTTACTGTCTCTAACGACACTTTCCAAACAAAAGCCCCTGGAGATGTGTGAGGGGGTTAGGGCAGAAAAGGGCAGGGAGAGGGGGCGTTCCTGCCCGCTAAGTGTTTCCTGGAAAATAAACACAGCCGTAATGGTGCAATAATGGTcagggttctctctctctctctctctctctctctctctctctctctctctctctctctctctctctctctctctctctctctctctctcagatggagggagagtgtgagaaacaAACACGCTGTTCAAATCTGACCTTTTACGCGCGGCCTTCCTGCTTGGTTGCCAGAGCGCTTTCACTCTGCTGGGAGCCGGCGTGTTCAAACAGCCGTGTAGCCACTACACAGCACCTCTCATAGTTCAGCTGCTTTTTCAGGGACGAAACCTCACGCCATCCTCATGTCAACATCACGTCATCCTCACGCCATTCTCACGTCATCCTCACGCCATCGCCATCCTCACGTCATTCTCACGTCATCCTCACGCCATTGCCACCCTCACGCCATCCTCACGTCATCCTCACGTTATTCTCACGTCATCCTCACGTCATTCTCACGTCATCCTCACGTTATTCTCATGTCATCCTCACGCCATTGCCATCCTCACATCATCCTTACGCCATCGTTATCTTCACGTCATCCTCACGCCATCGTCATCCTCATGCCATCGTCATCCTCACGTCATCCTCACGTCATCCTCATGCCATCGTCATCCTCACGTCATCCTCACGCCATCCTCATGCCATCCTCATGTCATTCTCACGCCATCACCATCCTCACATCATAATGTGTTTTGGCTCTGAGGAATGGATGGTAGTCTACTTGGGGATAATATTAATATCACAGATGACCCTTTGCCACTAAGGCCAGTGTCTGGCCAGTGCAGTGCATGACACACCATACTGTTTAAATATGGTCTGAAAACGCTGTGATTTGGGGTCCATATTGCCTACAATAAAGGCAGATACAGTTAAAAGGACAAAGATCCATGGTTTGGTGGGTAGAACTGGGAGGGTTGGAGTAAGAGACGTGTAGGATTGGGTGAGTggtaagagtgagtgtgtgtgaatggtaaGTGTTTGTAAGGACTGATAAAGTTTTTCCAGCTTTGAATGACAGCACTGCAggtgcgactgtgtgtgtgtgtgtgtgtgtgtgtgtgtgtgtgtgtgtgtgtgtgtgtgtgtgtgtgtgtgtgtgaccgagAGAGAATCAGAGCCTGACGTTACTCTTAGACTTAGCCTGGCCTCCGTTCTCTCTCCTAATCCCACCATAATCCCATTATGCAAATCCCCCTACTGCTCCAAGAGACTTTTTGCACAGCGCACTGCGTCTCAAAAACAACACTCCAGCATTTAGAGGGGAGCACACCCCGGCGCTTCAGCCAGACAGCCGCTGCCCATCAGAGAGAAGGCTGAACGCATCAGTGAAGGACAGAGACGCAGGACTCCTCCTGTGTAGAGAGGGCAGggctggtggggtggggtgggatggggtgggggttaggagaggagaagagagatggagagcaagGGCTTGGGGATCCCTGGAGGACCCCTAACCCAAAGAATCTGTCTGCCCTCAGGCCtacgtctgtctgtgtgtgtgttttacgaCAGCGTGCTTTATGCTTGGCTCCTGGACGTGCTAAACGAGATTACCACAGGACCGACAAAGCCTAGATTGTAGCAGTGTCAGTGAGAATATGCGTCTTCACCATGTCTGAGCCAATCAGCTGTACTTTGATTGTGATGTCACAGTTCTTACTCAATGTTCCAACAAACTGTCAGCAGGTGgacgacgtgtgtgtgtgaacacacacacacacacacacacacacacacacacacgcgaaaaGAAAGAAACGTTCACTGGGTGTAAACATCCAAGCCATTCATCACGGCTTACAAAGAGTACAAGGTTTGGTTTGAAAGGATGCAAGCTATGATCGTTGAAAACtggaaatacattaaaaatgatgttttaaCATGTATTGCAAGCCTAGTGGATCTGTTTCATTTGTGTGGCTGTACAAGCTCATAGTAAGAGGCTAATAActctcttttcattttgtatGGGGTTGTTGCTGAATGGTTTTTATATCTTAGTGGCATTTAACCTACTGTGGTTAATTTACCCTCTGCACTACAAGGTGATGTCAGATGATGATTACTTTTTGCAAAGGTATGTTGTAAAATGATATCAATGAGATAAAATGTGTATGTTGTATTATTGATAGGTGTAATATGTTTAAGTGGTGTTGTTGATGGGTGTGATACAGTTAACTGGTTTTATTAGCAGGTGTaaatgggagtgtgtgtgtaagggagcacacacagggATATGCTGTAGcgtcacaccacacacaatacagcagtAAAATACATAAACCTCAACTGTGTCTGCTGTCCTCACCCCTCTGgatctttctctcctctctcctccacccctccctccctccctctgtctttcactctttctctccttcttagTCTAgccctcccttctctttccatttctccccatttctccctccctctcactccttactctttacctctctctctcctctctctctctctctctctctctccttctttctctctctctctctctctgccccccccctctctctctctctgcccccccccgtCTCTCGCTCTTATTCTCCTTTTTCTGGGAGAGGATTTGGGGAAGGAGCTCAGAGCCTGGCTGAAGCTCAGAGAGGCAGGACGTCCTGGCACACTCGCTCCAACACTGGCTTGACGACTGCTCTACAGTTTCGGCTCTGGTTGTATTCCGCACGAATGCTGTAAGAATTACACCTCTGAGCTAAAGCACTCACAGGTAAGGTGCATGTCCTGAACTGGATATCTCCGTGCGTCACTCATTCTGTTGAAGAGTTTTCTTTGAAGAGTTTAAACTGTTAACAGATCAAGAGATAAATAATAGTATtatgtacaaatgtttttttcttcatcttttaATATGTAGTATTTATGTAAGCCTTTACATATTATAAATGTGAGATGAACCCACTGTCTGACCTTCTCAGCTTCATCAGtgccctcctcatcctcatcatgACCCGGAAGGTGTTCACCAACACGCGTGAGCGCTGGCGTCAGCACCACGTGAACGTGGCGTTTGCGGAGCTGCGGAAGCTGCTGCCCACGCACCCTCCTGAGAAGAAGCTGAGCAAGAACGAGATCCTCCGTCTCGCCATGCGCTACATCGCCTTCCTGGGTGGCGTGCTGGAGCGGCAGTGCCCCGCCCCTGGTcccgcccccggccccgccccctcgccCGCAACTCTGCTAACCCTCATCACAGGCAACGTGCAGAGCCTGCGCTCGGACCAGGCCTGGGCCAGCGACACCGAGCCACCCTCGCCTGCCTCCAGTAGCGACGGCGCGGACGCCTGGTAGAACTGCCAGCGTGCTGCCTTGCGTGGGAAATCCAGACCCTCTGCTGTAATCTCACAGGGGGAATCTAGAACCTCTGCTGGAAAATCTAGAGCCTCTTCGGTAAATTCACAGAGGAACTCTAGAATTTCACTGGGACTTTAAAGTTCTACAGCCAGGTTATTTTCTAATATGTAGTCATTAATCGAAGAGTTAATGTGACTGAGAAGCTTCTGTTTAAGCATGTGGGACTCCTAGATAAAGAGACGTGGAAATTATAGCAGGCTTAGACTGTAGCGTCCAAAGCAGGTCAGACACAGACGCCACTGCTGTTTAATCCTGTCAGCCATGAACACCTCAGTTTCCTTAAAGCATGATTATTTGGTTTTCTCTCTGAGATGAATCCTCAAAGGTGAAGCTGGAGATGGTGAAGAACTCCACTACAGCACAATGGTTTGTTTGGACGCACCAGGAAACATTTTACACTCAATATTTGTTGTTCCTTACTTATCCTATCTGTCCATATAAATTTCTACGTATTTTGTGGTAATTAAATGACCGAACAACAATATCAGCTGCTCATTTTAGTCTGAAAAActatttacttattattatttatttctctttgttGTCTGAGGTTGTAATAGTAACAATGTAAATGATGCCTGatttttgtgtaaatgttaatttattgaacaaaaatatttaatttattgaaacAAAAATGCTCTCTTAATCTAATGCTCATTCAGTGAATACAAAATGTAGCCaaagattatttatatttgtgttcaTTAAGCTCTTGTAATGTATCTATCTGTTCTGGCCTACTTGGaatgtatttattgatttaatttttatttaattaatttttgctattaaaatgtgaacaaaaacCATTATAAAAAGTCACTGCATATTTATTTCAGAATTTAAGATTTTCCAATAAATTAGTAAATTAATCTAATATATAGCTCTGATATTCATGTATTTGAAAAGCTTGcaatgtgaaaataattaacatttttaccatgtctgtgcacaggtgtgtgtgtgtgttgtgttctctGTAACCCCACAGtaagagtattattattattattagtagtagtaataataataataatagtatattAAAATATCTTACAATCATACAAATAATTCTTATTGCCTTTTACATGagaaattaaatgtaaactCATTAGATGCAGACAGCATTACTCAGCTAGACAACACCCAGCTTCAAAGGAAATAACATAAAATagctttatttgtgtgtgtttgtgtgtgtgtgtgtgtgtgtgtgtgtgtctgtatgtgtgtaaaacctGTTTTGTTGTGGAAAACCTGGTTTGTTTACTGGCTGTGATGGTCATTTAAGAAATGTCTGACCATAGCGCTGACCTCTGTGATGGTCAGCTAAGAGCTAGGTGACCATAGCGATGACCTCTGTGAGGGCCTAAGTGGCCTTACAGCCCAGAGTGAAAGGACAGCTTAACTTATGACctagggtcagaggtcacacagGAGTCAAAACTCCTCACTGACCAAAAAAgcattggctgtgtgtgtgtgtgtgtgtgtgtgtgtgtgtgtgtgtgtgtgtgtgtgtgttttatgttatattcttcatttaaaatactGACAAGAAACTGTCAAATAaactaaacaactaaacaactaaTCAAAAGCTGgcaaaagtacattttgtatatatctTTTATCAAAGACCTAACTTGTTTAATGTTTGAAGGGTAGTCCTAGATTTGACAAATAGAAGGGATTTGTAAACAGCTCCTTAGTTACACATATGCTGTAGGTTGTTTCCTTTAAAGACTAAAGCCAGTGTAGGAGCACAATAACAGTAGATTACTATGGATGAGTTAGTGTCAGTGTAAGTAGGTAACAGTGCTGAAAACCTTAATGTAAAATcgcaagtgtgtgtgaaaccaGCTCCAGGCCTGACAGTCTGGACCTTGCTGCAGCTGATCTGAAGAGTAAATAGTGCTTGGTTAAATGTGCTTTagcccctccccacacacagagggatAACACAACTTCCTGATCCAAAAGTCAAACTCACTAAATCGGATCATCTAAAACCTTAAATAGtcaaatctgttttttcttctttactactgtgtgtgtgtgtgtgtgtgtgtgtgagagagagagagagagtgtgtgggttcagaattgaaaaaaaaaaattgcaccTTGTGTTTTCAGCTGCCATGTGTGGGATATGGGTAGTGTATGGGGTATGGGTAGTGTGGGGTATAAGTAGTGTGTGGGGTATAAGTAGTGTAGGGATATTGTATGGTTAGTGTATGGGTAGTATGTGGGGTATGGGTAGTATATGGGTAGTGTAGGGGTATTGGATGGGTAGTGTATGggtagtgtgtggggtatggGTAGTGTATGGGTAGTGTCTGggtagtgtgtggggtatggGTAGTATATGGGTAGTGTAGGGGTATTGGATGGGTAGTGTATGggtagtgtgtggggtatggGTAGTGTATGGGTAGTGTCTGggtagtgtgtggggtatggGTAGTATATGGGTAGTGTCTGggtagtgtgtggggtatggGTAGTGTATTGGCAGTATAGGGGTATTGGATGCGTAGTGTATGggtagtgtgtggggtatggGTAGTGTATGGGTAGTGTCTGggtagtgtgtggggtatggGTAGTGTATGggtagtgtgtggggtatggGTAGTGTATGGGTAGTGTCTGggtagtgtgtggggtatggGTAGTGTATTGGCAGTATAGGGGTATTGGATGCGTAGTGTATGGGTAGTGTGGAGTATAGATAGTGTATGGGTAGTGTGTGggtagtgtgtggggtatgaGTAGAGgctgtaaaattgtattttggACAATAGTGTacatgggagtgtgtgtgtggtgatgtgctAGGCTGTTgcaagtctgtgtttgtgggaatAATATACAGAGGGTGtacagattgtgtgtgagtgtgagtgtgtgtgtgtatgagtgtgtgagtgtgtgagtgtgtgtgtgtgtgtgtgtgtgtgagtgtgtgtgtgtgtgtgagtgtgtgtgtgagtgcgtgtatgagtttgagtgtgtgtgtgtgtgtgtgtgagtgtgtgtatgagtgtgagtgtgtgtgtgtgtgtgtgtgtatgtgtgagtgtgtgtgtgtgtgtgtgtgtgtgtgtagctctcaGTACCTTTCCTTAtctcagcctcacacacacagtcaatctGATATCACAGACAACCAgatcactcacactcatacgTTTGTcctttcccacacacactgttttactgtgcttttctctatcctacacacacacactcacacacactcacacacactccctccctctcgtgTTCTGCTCCCCTCTCagttcctctccctctctctctctcccccccccctctcccactccccccccccccccccccccctctctctccctctctcgatGGAGTTAGAAGAATAAGTATCTCTGCTGGCAGCCGATTAGCTGATCTCTTTATCTGTCTAAACCAAATTCACACTCCGCATGTTAAATGTCTCtactccccccttctctctccatctgaaTATCTCTACCCCTCTACACCATCTTTATCCCTGTAAAGAAAGTGGGCTGagatggagggtgtgtgtgtgagagtgagagtgttatCAGTGTGTGGCAGGCTAGCTGGTGTGAGAGTGGAGGCAGGTGCACTGTTAGCTGGAGGGAGGTCCATTGTCAGTGGCTCTCTCCTCTGGAGCACCCTTTCACAGCCAATCCCGCATTCTAATCAGATTAAGCAAATCTCTACTTCAAAAAGCATCGCGCTGTAACAGGGAGGGGCAGAGCCGGGGGCGGGGCTTCGTGAATGCCACACCGAGATACTGAAAGGCAAGAGGCGCAGTTCCAGACAGCAGCTGAGCGAATCTCCCTGTGACAGGAGCTACAGTAACTGCACATCACTGATACATGCACTCTCACCATCCACAGTAACTACACATCACTGATACATGCACTCTCACCATCCACAGTAACTACACATCACTGATACATGCACTCTCACCATCTACAGTAACTACACATCACTGATACATGCACTCTCAGCATCCACAGTAACTACACATCACTGATACATGCACTCTCACCATCCACAGTAACTACACATCACTGATACATGCACTCTCACCATCTACAGTAACTACACATCACTGATACATGCACTCTCACCATCCACAGTAACTACACATCACTGATACATGCACTCTCACCATCTACAGTAACTACACATCACTGATACATGCACTCTCACCATCTACAGTAACTACACATCACTGATACATGCACTCTCACCATCTACAGTAACTACACATCACTGATACATGCACTCTCACCATCCACAGTAACTACACATCACTGCTGATGAGCCTCAGTTATGTTGTTACTCTTTGTATCAGCTTAGAGAAACCAAGTAAAACAGAATACTGCATCACACTGAATGAAGGATTTTCAACaaggagaaaaaataaatgatggaTAGTAAAATTAATAGCAACAgcaatgaaagagagagaaagggaaagaaagagagagatcaaacGCTTCACACAGTCATCCTGCTCTAGCTCCTCTGGAGACGCACACAACTCATGACCTTTGACACACACAACTCATCATCTCTGACACAATAATTATCTCGGAAATAGATCTTAAATTAAACGAACCTGCTCGCCAGTCATTCTGTCACAGTGTTACATAAATTACCTAAAAGGGTGATGTCAATCCCAGTGGTAATTTTAGGTCAAACAATGTTGTAATTGCACAGTGttaattaagtaaaatattaGTGACATTACCCgttataaagtaaataaaacattagcGTCAAATCCCAGTGTTAATTAGGTGCATTGCCcagtgtaattaaataaaacaacagagtGCCCAACACAGGCCCTAACACAGCCCAACATGGGCCCTAAGGCAGCCCAGCATGGTGCCTAAGGCAGGGCCTAACACAACCCATCAATGCCTAACACACAGCCCAAAACACCCCATCATGGTTCCCACACAGTGCCTTTCAAATGTGATTAGTTAAACTCGTATTATCAAGCAACTGCTTTTAAAACCAGTAAACCAATTAAATTAACACCGTTTCATTACAGCAGGGCTCATCTCTAGCTTAATGACTGTCCAGTGTGGGCTAATTTATTTTcccatcatttaaaaaaatatttgatatggtgagtatggttgtgtgtgtgtgtttacatgagATAGTGCTCATGTAACATTGTAGTGCACCACCAGTAGTTCATGGAACAAAGTCTTAATCATGTCTCCTGAAGCAGAGGAAACACCAACCTGTGCAGTGcacataaaacaaagatcatctttaaatggtggagtattacactgaacactctttctcatttaagatgatctgaACACTATGATAGTTTTGGGAAACGGGGCCCAGATCACTAACATCTTCAAACGAGTTGCACTCTTCCACTGTAATCATAGTAATCCCATAGTAATCACCATGTTAATCACCATACTAATCACCATGCAGTTACAGCATCAGATTATACACACTGTTACATTTCCTGTATAATTCTGTTTCTCCCAATGCATTAATTTATGAAGTACTTTAAAAAGGTTTAATCCAGAATCCAGGGCAACTGAAATGGgaaacatcttttaaaaaaatgttttttgcttttttttaaatgaaactcaGTGACCAATAGGGACCCTAACACTGCTGAACTATCACCTGCATATTCACACTTTCAGGTCATTAATTTTGTATACAATGTATCTCACCTGGCACAGTGCACAGCATGAAGTGTAATTAACTGTGTATAGTATAAATAATTGAAGTATAATTAACCATGCAGTGTAATAAACCGTAGCAGTGCTGCCCCCTAGTGAATAAAATAGTGAAACTAGGGTGAGTGCAACATAATCACATTATTTTCTATGGAACTATCAGTCCAGGTGTGTCATTCAAGCCCCATTTTAATTCTACATATGATCATGGCCTTGCTATAACATTTAACCTAATGTTTAGGATGTACAGTTAGATGTTTTCCTGCACATAGGATCATCCCTGTTGTAATTTCCACTGAAATGAACGTGTCTGGTTCTTAGCTGTGCCAACTCTGTAAGGGAAGGAGAGTTCAGCTGTCATGGTTGGCCCTCTTAGCATATCTCTATGGCTTCCCTGTCGCAGgctgtagtttcattttctccattctttTTCTAggccttgttttggttttcactgtttgcATTAGTTAGCACCTGTGCACTGTTAGTCTTCATTACCCTGTGTATGTATGCAAGTAGGTTCcttggatgtttttgaaagtCTGTATCTGTATGCAAGTTTGTACTTCGTGCCTCTGTGTTTCATTCTAGCCATTGTTTGTGTACCTTTACCCTTGTTCATATCACGTGtcctcgtactctccgtgttgacTCTATGatcctggactactctgactactacgactctggatttgcccctaataaatctcactcttctccgcacacgcGTCCGCCTTCTCACCGCTCACATTGGAATGAACAGCCCAGACAgagggaacaaggcagggtttaaatacattaacgtCACAacactagaaatgaggaacaggtgtggaaaaccaaacgaggggtggagaaaacaaaactacagaatggaaccaaaataatacacaagacaggggaACCATGGAACAACAAGGAAGCCATGAGGGCCCTACTATGACATCAATTCTATTCCCTATTtctatttcatatttatattgtcCCCTGGTTTGGACCCCTATATTAATGGGGTACaattttagtaaaaaaaaaaaaaagtgtataaataatgaaatagaCCCCACTGCtgattgattttaaaaacaagtgcAGGTATCCTGTCTGCACTGGAGGTCAAAGCTCAAACTTGAACACGCCATCTGAAATATTCGTGCATAGAAATAATAATCAAATCCCTCAACGAGGTACACACTGAAGAAGATAATTGAAACCAAGAGCTACAGTTAGATGTGGTGcagctgcctaataattgtaATTACTATAAAACAGTAATGGAATTTCAGCCAGTTTTTACAAAGCCATTatacaaaaaacatacatttattgtatCTTAATGAGTAAACATCATTCATGATCATTAGATGTATTCtttttttgcacaaa
Protein-coding regions in this window:
- the tal2 gene encoding T-cell acute lymphocytic leukemia protein 2, whose product is MTRKVFTNTRERWRQHHVNVAFAELRKLLPTHPPEKKLSKNEILRLAMRYIAFLGGVLERQCPAPGPAPGPAPSPATLLTLITGNVQSLRSDQAWASDTEPPSPASSSDGADAW